The Verrucomicrobium spinosum DSM 4136 = JCM 18804 DNA segment ACCTGCCCAGCCAGTGGTGGACCTGGGGCCCATAGCCGTCCACCCATCAGCGCCTGAACTGGCCGCCCAGCTCACCCGAAATGACCTGGACACCATGGCGCGAATTGAGGCGGTGAACCAGATCCTGTATGTGTACCGCCAGGGTTTTGGCGGCAATCCCTCCGGCCAGAACGAGGACATCGTGGCCGCGATCTTGGGCGGGAACGAAAAGCGCACCGCCCTGCTGCCCAGGGATTGCCCCGCCATCCAGGACGGAAAGCTGGTGGACGAATGGGGCACCCCTTACTGGTTCCATTCCGTGACCGCCAAGGTGATGGAGATTCGCTCTGCCGGGCCTGATCGCGAACTTTTCACCAATGATGATGTCTTCGTCCAATAACTCCATGTCGTTACTGATCCGGAAGCTCCGGCGGCTACCTCTCGCCCTCTGCTGGGGAGCCGGTGCGCTGGCGGCAACTGCCGCCGAGCCGCCGCCCGCCTGGCGTTGTCTTTCCGCCATGGCCTGGCAGCGGGAGCAAGAGTTTCAAAAACCTGCCAACGAGGAACAGGCCTTTCGGAATGGACCGTTCGACCTGCCCGTGATTCCTGATCCCGGCCCGCGGGCCGCCTTCCTGCCTTGGGCAATGACAGGCGTCTCCGCAGAGGTGAAGGCGCGGCTCGTGGAGGGCGTGCGACACCTGCATGCGCTGGACGACACAGCGGCCGAACGTTGTTTCCGCGATGCCGCGCGGCTGGATGCAAAATGCGCCGCCGCTTGGCTGGGGCTGGCCATTGCCAATGAGAAGCTGCCCTCCCGGGCCCTCTATTTTCTGGATCAAGGAACTGCCGCCGCAGAAGGCAGGCCCGAGGCAGCATGGTACGATCTGTATCGCGCCCTTTTCCAAACCGTACAATCCCGCGATCTATCAGACCGGCTCATCACCCTGGCCGATGGCATTGAAGCCACACAGAAGTCAGGCAAGCCCCTGCCAGGAGCCCTGGCCATGGCGCTGCGCTACCGCATGCTCGCCTCACATGTGTCCGGACTCCCTGTGAAGAACGTCGAGTTAGCCGATGCCCAACTGCTGGCCTGGACGAAGCAACCGGGCGGCGACATCCTGCTGCCCTACACGGTGCTCTTGTGGACGAAGACGGATCCGGCCCGCGCCTCCTCACGGGTGGAGACACTGGTGCAGAAGTGGCCTCAGCCAGCCATGCAACGGCTCGCGGCCGACCCTCTGCTCGCCGCCGGGAATCTCCGCGGGGCCATGGGCCACCTTGAGGTCGCCTACCAGGCAAAGGCACCGTACGAAGCTGTTGCGTTGGAAACCACCGGTCAGACCCAGCAGAGATGGGACCGGGGCGCCTCGCTGGCCTGGACGCTCTATCACTCCGGCGCGGCAGCTTCGGCATTGGATACGGCCAGCAGCCTGCTTGGTCAGGCCCGCAAGCCCGGCTTCACTGGCCTGGAGGCGGTGGATGATGACCCGTCCGGCATCTACCTGGAAGGCCTTAAACTACGGGCCCAGCTCATGATGGCCACTGGCGACTGGGCGGGGCTGGCAACATGGATGCAGGAAATCACCACGAACTCTGACGGGCTGGTGCAGAAGCTGCACAGCCAGTACTTCGGCATGCTCGCCGCCGCTGGTTCAGGACGGCGCGCGGAACTGGTCAAACTGCGTCCTTCTTTGAAGCAGACTGCGGACCTGGTGCAGGCCACCCCCTATCTCAACCGCCATGGGCCGCTCGCGATTCGCATGGTGCGTGGCGCCGATGCTTTTGCAGATCTGTGCCAGGGCCGGGTGTCTCCCTTTTTGAAAGATGTGGTGGACGTGCCTGCCTTGGTGCTGGCACCAAAGGTGGCGGCCGCCGGGGCCAAAGACGGAGCCATCGCCATGCTGGAGGAGGCACTGGGAAAACAACCCGGCTCCAAGCCTCTGCTGGCGGCGCTGGAGAACATCAAGAACCCAGGCGCGGTACAGACAGCCTCCCCGGGGGCCGATGCGGCAACAGCAGCCGAAGAAGCCAAGTATGGTTGGCTGGCACCGATGGCTCCGCCCCTCGCACTGCCGGACAAGAATGGCTCCGTCGTGGATCTGGCTGCCTATCGTGGCCGACCCGTGCTGGTCATCTTCTTCCTGGGCGGCGGATGCCCCCATTGCGTGGAGCAGCTGCAGAAGTTCCGGCCTCATGTGCCATCCTATCATCTCGCAGGCATTTCGTTGCTCACAGTCAGCACGGATCCTGTTTCAGACCTGGCGTTGACGCTAGGAGGCAAATCAGAGCTGGATCCCGACCTCCCCTTTCAGATCCTTTCTGACTCGAGCCTGAGCACTTTCAAAGCCTGGAAGTGCCATGATGATTTCTTGAACAAGCCCATGCACGGAACCTTCCTGCTGGATGGCGAAGGACGGGTGCTGTGGAGCGACATCAGCCATGATCCGTATGTGCAGGCGGGTTATCTGCTGGGCGAGTGCAGGCGGTTGTTGAAGGTGGGCAGTAGTGAGGTGCCTGGGGGCAAGGGTAAAGGGTAGCAGCCCCCCAAGGTTCCTGGTCCGCAAAGAGGTCCGCTATCAGGGTTGGAGTACTTCCTTTAGCCCGCATTTCTCATACCCCCTGACTTGACAACCCAAGATCAGCGGGTTTTGGGGTGTGCGCCTTCTGTGGGGGGTGAGACTTGGTGGGCGAAATGGGTCGGGCCAGGGAACTGAAGGCTCTCAGGGCGTGTTCAAGAGGCCTGGATGCTCTTTGCCCAGGGTTCGAAGGCATAAGCATCCCTCTG contains these protein-coding regions:
- a CDS encoding redoxin domain-containing protein; translation: MSLLIRKLRRLPLALCWGAGALAATAAEPPPAWRCLSAMAWQREQEFQKPANEEQAFRNGPFDLPVIPDPGPRAAFLPWAMTGVSAEVKARLVEGVRHLHALDDTAAERCFRDAARLDAKCAAAWLGLAIANEKLPSRALYFLDQGTAAAEGRPEAAWYDLYRALFQTVQSRDLSDRLITLADGIEATQKSGKPLPGALAMALRYRMLASHVSGLPVKNVELADAQLLAWTKQPGGDILLPYTVLLWTKTDPARASSRVETLVQKWPQPAMQRLAADPLLAAGNLRGAMGHLEVAYQAKAPYEAVALETTGQTQQRWDRGASLAWTLYHSGAAASALDTASSLLGQARKPGFTGLEAVDDDPSGIYLEGLKLRAQLMMATGDWAGLATWMQEITTNSDGLVQKLHSQYFGMLAAAGSGRRAELVKLRPSLKQTADLVQATPYLNRHGPLAIRMVRGADAFADLCQGRVSPFLKDVVDVPALVLAPKVAAAGAKDGAIAMLEEALGKQPGSKPLLAALENIKNPGAVQTASPGADAATAAEEAKYGWLAPMAPPLALPDKNGSVVDLAAYRGRPVLVIFFLGGGCPHCVEQLQKFRPHVPSYHLAGISLLTVSTDPVSDLALTLGGKSELDPDLPFQILSDSSLSTFKAWKCHDDFLNKPMHGTFLLDGEGRVLWSDISHDPYVQAGYLLGECRRLLKVGSSEVPGGKGKG